The following proteins are encoded in a genomic region of Heptranchias perlo isolate sHepPer1 chromosome 6, sHepPer1.hap1, whole genome shotgun sequence:
- the sowahca gene encoding ankyrin repeat domain-containing protein SOWAHA, translating into MATEFSLHAVWQFLSERGGKVKSAELLEHFNIFLSNPKTRADARALFKEFVNKVGLMVQEDGVKYVCLKKKYRGKINWSEASTDGRGHENRDGGGVENGERQCGANGLGSSAEPRRQSAGGGALADPTKLVLSTPLVDNGCWDNSCLEQCNESHQAVPVTQLSAQEDGRIARHSHTEHVSSSKKNLTASNVNIKRGNQVQTEHSQATQLVTDSFQLITDLGETLPNEDSIKGIQSAEDGADLLADSFNLPNILTPGNDRKSIVTSNVSESIENQTPESKELENVGSTQHDIRSKNDSKMLLAFQCNFSPTQVKTSPENNTRRPSRKRLQRSLAVNRSSSLYDDGNTVENSTGATCPNSEILLSTPRSSRKNFRELMISSSPQLRRSVVYSNPAVTSPTVKQGDSESRRNDSDDSSLASSKLDDEDTGSVALDPLEHEWMLHASEGRWDSLKALLAADPSLITWKDFVTGFTCIHWAAKHGKPELLAMLVNYAGKHDIPININIRSSGGYTPLHLAAMHGHVEVVKLLSGAYDADVNIRDYSGKKAWQYLGQEISEELRSLIGASKNSDSESAMQNGSGRWRLSKVLPANLTHKLTNAPEEETYDGTPAKALSRKTSANKMKLNRIRFKTQIIHSTAPSLRGTGDQRDPKSALKLRPKSTIFG; encoded by the coding sequence ATGGCAACGGAATTTAGCTTGCACGCCGTGTGGCAATTTCTGTCGGAGAGAGGAGGGAAAGTGAAGAGTGCGGAACTGCTGgaacattttaacatttttctgAGCAACCCCAAGACGAGGGCAGACGCTCGGGCGCTGTTCAAAGAGTTCGTGAACAAAGTGGGGCTAATGGTACAAGAAGACGGGGTGAAATACGTCTGTTTAAAGAAGAAGTACCGGGGTAAAATTAACTGGTCTGAAGCGTCTACTGATGGTAGGGGGCATGAAAATAGAGATGGTGGTGGTGTGGAAAATGGTGAGAGGCAATGTGGAGCAAACGGCTTAGGGTCATCTGCAGAACCGCGAAGACAAAGCGCAGGTGGAGGAGCTTTGGCAGATCCCACTAAATTGGTACTTTCAACCCCACTTGTTGATAATGGATGTTGGGACAACTCATGTCTTGAACAATGCAATGAAAGTCATCAGGCTGTACCCGTGACCCAGCTTAGTGCTCAAGAAGACGGGCGAATTGCGCGACACTCCCATACAGAACACGTTTCCtcatcaaaaaagaatttaacagcGTCAAATGTAAATATTAAAAGGGGGAATCAAGTCCAAACCGAGCATAGCCAAGCAACACAATTGGTTACCGACTCCTTTCAATTAATTACTGATTTGGGCGAAACCTTGCCAAATGAAGACTCCATTAAGGGTATTCAGAGTGCTGAAGATGGTGCAGATCTGCTTGCTGATTCCTTTAATTTGCCGAACATCTTAACTCCTGGCAATGACAGAAAGAGTATTGTAACCTCGAATGTGTCTGAAAGCATTGAAAATCAGACGCCAGAATCTAAGGAACTGGAAAACGTGGGCTCCACACAACATGATATAAGGTCGAAGAATGACAGTAAAATGTTACTTGCATTTCAATGCAACTTTTCACCCACTCAAGTCAAGACAAGCCCAGAAAACAATACCAGAAGACCTTCCCGAAAGCGTTTACAGCGCAGCCTGGCGGTAAATCGGTCGAGCAGTCTTTATGATGATGGAAACACAGTTGAGAACTCGACCGGTGCGACGTGTCCTAACAGTGAAATCTTGTTAAGTACACCCAGATCGAGTAGGAAAAACTTTAGAGAACTAATGATTAGTAGTTCGCCTCAGCTAAGACGCAGTGTTGTTTACAGCAACCCTGCTGTTACCTCCCCAACTGTTAAGCAAGGAGATTCGGAATCTAGAAGAAACGATAGTGACGACTCCTCTTTGGCGTCTTCAAAACTGGACGATGAAGATACTGGATCGGTAGCTCTTGATCCTTTGGAACATGAGTGGATGTTACATGCTTCGGAAGGCAGGTGGGATAGCCTCAAAGCATTActggcagctgatcccagtctgaTCACATGGAAAGATTTTGTCACAGGGTTTACATGCATTCATTGGGCAGCAAAACACGGTAAACCGGAATTATTGGCAATGCTTGTCAATTATGCAGGAAAACATGACATCCCAATCAATATTAATATTCGATCTAGTGGCGGTTACACTCCCCTGCATTTGGCTGCCATGCATGGACATGTGGAAGTAGTGAAACTGTTGTCTGGTGCCTATGACGCTGATGTAAATATCCGGGATTACAGTGGTAAAAAGGCATGGCAATACCTAGGCCAAGAGATTTCTGAAGAATTGAGGAGCCTTATAGGTGCATCCAAAAACTCTGACTCTGAAAGCGCAATGCAGAatggtagtggtcgttggagACTATCGAAAGTTCTTCCCGCTAACCTGACACACAAACTGACCAATGCTCCTGAAGAAGAGACTTACGATGGTACGCCTGCAAAAGCACTCAGCCGGAAAACCTCGGCCAACAAGATGAAACTCAATAGAATAAGATTTAAAACACAGATTATTCATTCTACTGCACCATCTCTTCGAGGAACAGGTGATCAGAGAGATCCAAAAAGCGCATTGAAACTTAGACCAAAGTCGACTATTTTTGgataa